DNA from Stutzerimonas decontaminans:
TCGAGCCGCTGGCTGAAGGACCGCTTCGTCCTGCGCATGAACCATCCACTCACCGAACAGGCAATGGAATACCTGAACGACGAGTTCACCGATCTATGCGTGAAAGGCGTGTTCGAGCAGCAGAACTGCTGTGAATCGGAACTGGACGAACCGGAACTGCAGCGCCTGCCGCGGTTGAGCTTCATCTTCAACGGCCGCAACCACGGACGTTTGCGAGAGCTGACCGACTTCGTCAACGAGCCGGCCAACTGGGCAGCTCCGCTGGCGACCGAAGACTGAAGCCGTGAGCGGAGCGTGTGGCTGCCATGAACACAGCCACACGCCAGCGGCGTTACGGCGATCTGCCGACACAGCGTGAGCCATCAGGCGAGGTGCTTCTGCGCTTCAATCAACCGAACTGCCGCCGCGCAGCAACCGGCTGATCAGCTCTAGCGAATAACCGCGATAGCTGAGAAAACGTCCCTGCTTGGCCCGCTCCTTTGCATCGGCGGGCAACTGGCCGAACTTGCGCTGCCAGAGTTCACGCAGCTGCTCGTTCCAGTCGAAGCCACTGTCGCGCAGGGCCTGCTCGATATCTGCCCTGGGCAGGCCACGCTGAGCCAGCTCTTCGCGGATGCGCAACGGCCCGTAGCCGGCATTGGCCCGGCTTCTGACAAAGCTTTCGAGATAACGGGATTCGGATAACAGGCCCTGCTCGCAGAGGCGATCCAGGGCCTGCTCGATCAAATCAGGCGGGGCGCCACGCTGGCGCAGTTTGCGAGCCAGCTCGACGCGTCCATGTTCGCGTCGAGCCAGCAGATCCATGGCCGCCCGCCGCACTGCGACGGGATTATCGAGCACGGCTGGCATATGGATCAGAGGTCGGCGTCAGCCAGATCTTCGCTGGCCACGTTCGCCTTGCTGCCGCCGGAGACCACCAGCAGCTTGTTACGGATCTGCTGCTCAATCTCCTGACCGATTTCCGGATTGTCTTCCAGGTATTTGGCGGCATTGGCCTTGCCCTGGCCGATCTTGTTGCCCTTGTAGGCATACCAGGCGCCGGACTTCTCGACCAGGCCTTGCTGCACGCCAAGGTCGATGACTTCGCCACTGCGGTAGATGCCCTTGCCATAGAGAATCTGGAACTCGGCCTGACGGAACGGTGGCGCCACCTTGTTCTTCACGACCTTGACGCGGGTTTCACTACCGACCACTTCGTCGCCTTCCTTCACCGCGCCAGTACGACGGATATCCAGACGGACCGAGGCGTAGAACTTGAGAGCGTTACCACCGGTGGTGGTTTCCGGGCTGCCGAACATCACGCCGATCTTCATGCGGATCTGGTTGATGAAGATGACCAGGCAGTTGGCGTTCTTGATGTTGCCGGTGATCTTGCGTAGCGCCTGAGACATCAGACGTGCCTGCAGGCCGACGTGGGTATCGCCCATCTCGCCTTCGATCTCGGCCTTGGGCACCAGCGCCGCCACGGAGTCGACGATGATCACGTCAACCGCGTTGGAGCGCACCAGCATGTCGGTGATTTCCAGTGCCTGCTCGCCGGTGTCCGGCTGCGAAACCAGCAGGTCGTCGACATTCACGCCCAGCTTGCCGGCATAGTCCGGGTCCAGCGCGTGTTCGGCATCGACGAAGGCGCAGGTAGCGCCCATCTTCTGCGCTTCGGCGATCACCGACAGGGTCAGAGTGGTCTTACCGGAGGATTCCGGACCGTAGATTTCGACGATACGGCCCTTAGGCAGGCCGCCGATGCCAAGCGCGATGTCCAGGCCCAGCGAGCCGGTAGAGATGGCCGGAATGGCCTGGCGATCGTGGTCGCCCATGCGCATCACTGCGCCCTTGCCGAACTGCTTTTCGATCTGGCCCAGGGCTGCAGCCAAGGCGCGCTTCTTGTTCTCGTCCATCAAATCCTCACTTGATCAAGAGGGCCGGAGGCCACAACAACTGTATAAGTAGACAGTATTAGAACATAGGCGATTTTGCTCGCCTAGCCCCGAACCGGTTTTTCTCCGACCGTCAGTGCGATCAACCCTTGCAGCGCGGCCGCTACCGTCTGCTCGCGCACGGCCTGCCGATCGCCGCTAAACAAGTGATGCTGCGCATATACCTGAGCGCCATCGGCCCAGGCGATCCACACCGTGCCCACGGGCTTCTCAGCCGTACCACCACCGGGCCCAGCCACGCCGCTGACCGCCACCGCAAAGCGCGCTTCGCTGTTGCGCTGTGCACCGCGCGCCATGGCCTGTACCACCTCCGCGCTGACAGCGCCAACCTGCTCGAACAACTCTGCAGGCACGCCAAGCTGGCGCGTCTTCTGGGCATTGGAATAGGTGATGTAGCCCACCTCGAACCAGGCCGAGCTGCCGGCAATACGGGTGATGGCCTCGGCGATCCCGCCACCCGTGCAGGACTCTGCCGTGGTGATCTGGGCGCCGAGGCGCTGCAGCTCTTCGCCCAGGCGTGCCGCCAGTTCAGTGAGATTCATCGGTGCTCCGCGCAATCCTCAAAGGTGGCCCACACCCTACACCAGTAAATCGCAGAGTTCAGCCCGCCTCGATCGTGGCTGGCCGGACGGCCCCCGCACCCGATCATCGAGCATCCTGGTGAACAGGCAGAGCGATGTGTTCACTGATCCGCCGTCCGCGACGACTCACCACTGCATCGCCATAACGCTGAATGGGGTCGGCGAGGGTGCGTTTCACGAAGAACCCGAACAGCGTCAGCACCATCAGCATTGCAGCGATATACAGCGGCCCCGGAAGGGCCAGATCGCCCGCACCAAAGCCCAGACGTTCGGCAATCGCAAATACCGACGGATGGGAGAGAAAGAGGATGTATCCGACGCCGCCAAGCGGCGCTAGCCAGCGCAGTTTGTTGCCACTGATGCGCGTGGCACCCAGGAACAGCGTAACCCCCACGCCATAGCTGACGCAGTAGCGATACCAGGTTTCGCCGAAGCCCGTGTCACGCGAGTAGGCAAGCACGCAGATCGGCAGCAGGAACAGATAGAACAGCCCGACCGCGATGCGAGCATAGCGTCCGGTATCTGCGGCTCGACCGTTGTCGGTTGATCGCCACAAGGCGCCGAGAAAACACACGCTCAGCATCAACGGCAGGGCCACCGGCAATTTCATATCAAGCTTGTAACGCATGAAGGCCAACGACAGCGTGAACAGGTATTGCGCGAGCAGGAACAGCAGATCCCGTTTTGCAGAGCCACCGAGCCGCAGCGCGAAGATCAGGATGCACAGTACGTAGAACGTGAGCTCGATCTGCAGCGTCCAGTACAAGCCGATCACGTTGTCGACGAACACGAAGCCTTGCAGCATCGTCGCGTTGATGGCGATGACAGTCGGACTGAATACTTTGGCCGGATCGTCCCAGGGGAACATGACGCCGAGGAACAGCGACAACCAGTACAACGGGAACAGCCTGAAAAAACGCTGATAGGCGAATGCCGCGATAGGTCGCTCGTATCGGCCGCGACTCTTGTAAAGCGCGGCCACGACGAAGTAACCGCTCAGCGCGAACAGCACCAGCACGCTTGTTTTGCCGACATCCAGAACCATCTTGCTGACGCTGAACAGTAGGCCGGTCACTTCGTCGAAATGGCCGTCGCGCTTCATTTTTGCGATCAGATGGGAATAGGCAACGCACAATGCCGCTACGCCGCGCAGGGCATCGAGACCGAGTAGTCGGGACATGTCTGCTCTCACTTTGGCCAGGGGGAGGTCGCCAGAGTTACCGCAGGGAACTGACGCGAGGGGTTAACGCACGCATGCGCTCGCCGTTCGTCAGCAGCAGCTGATGAAGCAGGAACGACACGAGGCAGGAACGACGATCGGGCAAGCTACCGCAACAGGCACCGGGAGCCTGAAGAGTCGCAAGATCAGAGGGCATCGAAAGGGAGAACGCAGGTTACGCGCGTGCGCGCCGGCAACCGATCGACGGGGCTGAGTTATCGGCAGAGGCGGCTTGTCTGTCAACGCTTTCCTGATCCGACCCGACAGATGACCGTCCACAGACATCGGCACCGGCGCGATCCGAACGGATGCCAGTCCCTGCCGCGCAGCGCAGCCCGTGGTAACCTTGCCGGCTTTCTGCGCGAACCCCTCTCCCCAGCCGGGCGGCACCACCAACGCCGCTACCTGGACGCACGACTCGGGTTCTCTCGCCCATCAACGAGCCGCACCGCAAGCCGATGACCAAGCCCAACGCCGACCTTTCCGCCCATACGCCCATGATGCAGCAATACTGGAAGCTCAAGCGCGAGCATCCGGACCAGCTGATGTTCTATCGCATGGGCGACTTCTACGAGCTGTTCTATGACGACGCCAAGAAGGCCGCCGCCCTGCTCGATATCACCCTGACCGCCCGCGGGCAGTCGGCGGGTACGGCGATTCCCATGGCCGGCATTCCCTTCCACTCCGCCGAAGGTTATCTGGCGCGGCTGGTCAAGCTGGGCGAATCGGTGGTGATCTGCGAGCAGATCGGCGACCCGGCGACCAGCAAAGGCCCGGTGGAACGCCAGGTGGTGCGCATCATCACCCCTGGCACGGTGAGCGACGAGGCATTACTCGACGAGCGCCGCGACAACCTGCTGGCCGCGGTGGTCGGCGATGAGCGCCTGTTCGGTCTGTCGGTGCTGGACATCGCCAGCGGACGCTTCAGCGTGCAAGAGCTCAAGGGCTGGGAAACACTGCTCGCCGAGCTGGAGCGACTGAGTCCGGCTGAACTGCTGATCCCCGACGACTGGCCGCAGGGCCTGCCGCTGGAAAAACGCCGCGGCGTGCGCCGCCGTGCGCCCTGGGATTTCGATCGTGATTCGGCATTCAAGAGCCTCTGCCAGCAGTTCTCCACCCAGGACCTCAAGGGCTTCGGCTGCGAGAACCTGACGCTGGCCATCGGCGCCGCTGGCTGCCTGCTCGCCTACGCCAAGGAAACTCAGCGCACCGCCCTGCCCCACCTGCGCAGCCTGCGCCACGAGCGCCTCGACGACACGGTGATCCTCGACGGCGCCAGCCGTCGCAACCTGGAGCTGGACGTCAACCTGGCCGGCGGCCGCGAGAACACTCTGCAGTCAGTCATGGACCGCTGCCAGACCGCCATGGGCTCACGCCTCCTGACCCGCTGGCTGAACCGACCGCTGCGCAACCGCGAGATTCTCGAAGCGCGCCAGGACTCGATCACCTGCCTGCTGGAGCACTACCGTTTCGAGCAGTTGCAGCCGCAGCTCAAGGACATCGGTGATCTGGAACGCATCCTCGCTCGGATCGGCCTGCGCAACGCCCGACCACGC
Protein-coding regions in this window:
- the recX gene encoding recombination regulator RecX codes for the protein MPAVLDNPVAVRRAAMDLLARREHGRVELARKLRQRGAPPDLIEQALDRLCEQGLLSESRYLESFVRSRANAGYGPLRIREELAQRGLPRADIEQALRDSGFDWNEQLRELWQRKFGQLPADAKERAKQGRFLSYRGYSLELISRLLRGGSSVD
- the recA gene encoding recombinase RecA translates to MDENKKRALAAALGQIEKQFGKGAVMRMGDHDRQAIPAISTGSLGLDIALGIGGLPKGRIVEIYGPESSGKTTLTLSVIAEAQKMGATCAFVDAEHALDPDYAGKLGVNVDDLLVSQPDTGEQALEITDMLVRSNAVDVIIVDSVAALVPKAEIEGEMGDTHVGLQARLMSQALRKITGNIKNANCLVIFINQIRMKIGVMFGSPETTTGGNALKFYASVRLDIRRTGAVKEGDEVVGSETRVKVVKNKVAPPFRQAEFQILYGKGIYRSGEVIDLGVQQGLVEKSGAWYAYKGNKIGQGKANAAKYLEDNPEIGQEIEQQIRNKLLVVSGGSKANVASEDLADADL
- a CDS encoding CinA family protein gives rise to the protein MNLTELAARLGEELQRLGAQITTAESCTGGGIAEAITRIAGSSAWFEVGYITYSNAQKTRQLGVPAELFEQVGAVSAEVVQAMARGAQRNSEARFAVAVSGVAGPGGGTAEKPVGTVWIAWADGAQVYAQHHLFSGDRQAVREQTVAAALQGLIALTVGEKPVRG
- a CDS encoding acyltransferase family protein, whose translation is MSRLLGLDALRGVAALCVAYSHLIAKMKRDGHFDEVTGLLFSVSKMVLDVGKTSVLVLFALSGYFVVAALYKSRGRYERPIAAFAYQRFFRLFPLYWLSLFLGVMFPWDDPAKVFSPTVIAINATMLQGFVFVDNVIGLYWTLQIELTFYVLCILIFALRLGGSAKRDLLFLLAQYLFTLSLAFMRYKLDMKLPVALPLMLSVCFLGALWRSTDNGRAADTGRYARIAVGLFYLFLLPICVLAYSRDTGFGETWYRYCVSYGVGVTLFLGATRISGNKLRWLAPLGGVGYILFLSHPSVFAIAERLGFGAGDLALPGPLYIAAMLMVLTLFGFFVKRTLADPIQRYGDAVVSRRGRRISEHIALPVHQDAR